The genomic stretch CCAGTGCAGTCTGGCCGTCATGTCGCGTGTCTGGTTCGGCCAATGCAAGACGGCGGCGAATGCCCGTTACCTATCTCTCCTCATGCCCCTGGCCAACCACGGCTCGCGAGCCCGACAAAAGAACATCTCGGCAGCCAAGTTTCTCCCCGTCGTCTCCTGCATGCCAGGCGGGGCCAGCAAGATGGGCAAATGAGCTGAACGGTGGGCACCAGTGGCACCGTATTCAGGGGAGTCCCTGGCGGCGGAACAAAGGGAAAAGGCTAAAATTGGGAGTGATGGAAATGCAATAAAGAACAGCCCCATTTTGCATGTTCGAGAACACGAAGTGGTCTCCTGATGACGGGTACCTGAAAGTCTTTGGAACTCTCTCGGGTCAGCATCACGGACCGCTGGTCGATACAGCTTGCCGAACGCCCGTCTCGGCGAGGGTCGTGGTGCAACTCTGGGCCGATAAGCTTGGGTCTGGCAGAGACAATGGTtgcggtggttgtggtgatgcAGGTCAAAAAACAGGATCGCTGATTCGCGGCCCACAGTGACACAAGCCCAAGACTTCAACGCTCCGCCAAACTGGATTCGCGAACCAGGATCCCTTTGATAGATGAGATTAAAATGAAATAAGCCCAGGAACCGACGACGGGCTGCTTTGTTTAGAAACACCAGATCCCGCCCtgccctttttctttcctacTGCATCATCTTATACCTACCTAGAACCTAGGATATGATAGACTGCTTGCCGTTCCATCAGTCGGCCTCGAGGACAACGTTTCTGCCGACGAGGACACACGACACAAGCGCACGAAAAGCGACCGACACCGAATCCTACATTGCACTAGGCGGGCTCTTTGCAGAACGGCGACCAACCGTGGCACACTAAGGGTAGCCTAGAGCGACGGGAGCAGAGCAATACGCGCCGTTCTGTCCAtgctcgtcctcgtccaccATGGCGGCGTCAAAATATAACACTCTGCCGGCCGGCCAGGCTGATGACGACACGCCTGATCAACACGGCCAGCGCCCGCCGTTTTCCCCAGATTCCTTCGCCTCGCGCCTCTCGCCAACGTCGCAGTCCACCTCGACCAGCCTGGCCTCGCCCACCCAGTCGCCCAATCCCATGGCCCATGCGAGCTTGGCCGAAAAGACGTTTACTCCCCTCTCCATGAACGAAAGCGATTACCTGTCGGACCACTCGGCCACCGACCGCCTGCTGAGAAAAAAGTCGTCCTTCTCCCTCGAACACGAATCGATGCTGAGCACCTCCAACACTTCCAGAGGCGAAACGTTTCTGCAGGTGGGCAGTGCCATTGGCAGAAGCAACAGTGTCAGCAGCACGTCCAGTGCCACGGCAGCTGGCCGGGGCGTGACGGTTGTCAGCTCCATGGTCCAATCGTTTGAAGCCCTGCACGCGGCAGTGGTTGAGAAAGAACGAGAACTGGCGGCCAAAAAGAGCAGTGCCAGTCTTCGCCCGTCTCTCGGTCCGGTGTCAAGGACAACATCGCCAGCTCCAAATGCAGACCTGACAGACGCaagccagcaccagcaccagcaccagcaacacctGGGGTCCAGTCTTGGCGGGGCTGTTGGCGCCACCGATACGACCATCGTGCCGCAGACAACCGCTGCATGCTCAAATCCCGACCCCCCAGCGCAAAATGCGAAGGCCGCCCCTGAGTCCCCGATCTGCTCCCCGATTTCAGTGACGGCCCAGACGCCCCTGATCCGACCGACTCCCTCGACAAttccttctcccaccacctcgaTCGAATCGCCATTGCCCCGAACCTCTTCCACCGCGAGCATCAGCCTGACACACCCCACCCCAGACCTCAACAAGCGATCGCAGTCGGGCGCCTACCTCGGCAACATTGCCGCCCTCGAAGCCACGGCCGAGCGCCTGTCCATGACCAGTTCCATCGAAGTCGCCATTCGCGAAGAGCACAACGAGCTCAAGCGGTCCGAGAGTCGGAAGTCGTCGATTCTTCAACGTGCGAGGGGTACCTCAGCTGGTTCTGAGTCTGGTTCGGCATTGCATCTCGGAAGCAGAAAGAACTCGGTGGTGGAAACGAACAACGCAGCCCGTTTTGGCGGTTATGTCATGAGTCCCCAACATTCCTTGTCTGGCGCGTCGGCCCGTCTCCGCGCTGGCAGCAAGGCCAGCTCCAGTGGCTTGCCAGCTCCGGAGTCCGTTGCGCTTTCGTCTAGCCTGGACAACGGCGAGGACTTTCTATTCATGTCTCGGAGTGGACCAGGAAAAGCGTCAACGAGAAGTGCAGCCAGCAAGCTGTCCCTTGCCGAGATTGCCGAACTGGAACACCCAACAGCCCTGACGCGGGATGCCATGGACCGAGCCGACCTGGGAGTGCCGGacaacgacgaggaggaggagaggcgcATACTAGCGAGTGCCCACCAATATATCGAGCCAGAGTTTGCcgatgagggggaaggagcgCGCACACCCCAGAATGAGAACCAAACCTTTCTGGATGATCCCGCCCCGCGGCTGCAGCTCCACCAGCCCGACCAGTACTCGCAGTATTGGGACCAGAATAATGACCAGGCGAGAAGACCAACGACGGCCGCTTCCGTTACCACGTTTGATCAAGCTCAGACAGCGTTTGGTGACTTTGACGGCGTCCACTGTGACCCCGAAGCCGACCAGTTTGTGCCTCACCAGGAGCCTGAGCTGCCTCCGCCTCGgtcacaacagcaaccgcaGCACCATGGCATCAACACTTCGTTGGGGCCCCGCCCGACATCGTACTTTGACCCATCTACCGGGCAGCAGATGCTCTACTACCCAGCTCCGGTCCCCGCCATGCTCAATCTGCCACCAAAGCTGTCCAAAAAGCCCAAGGCGGGACCCAGAACCACGAGGCGGTCCCAGGTTATGAGTGCGATGCCGATGGTGACAACGCGGGAATCACGAGTGTGGCTTCCTGATCCGACTCATACTGTGGGCGGAGGTAGCCAGCACAACGTGCCCCTCATGCCGGAACTCCTGGGCGGAGATTACGCTCCCCAGACATCAAATGCCGACGAGCTGGCGCCACCACAAGCGCCCGCCCTTGCTTCGGGCCACTCCAGGCACGCGTCCGAGGCGAGCACCATCCATCCGGCTGCCCCTGTTGTGGAAGAGCAACGAGAATTCCGTCGTCCTCAACGCTTGACCGACAACCGCAAATCCCGGGCGACTGTATTGGACGGCTTGCCACCGCAGCTCCGTGCAAGCGCCTTTTTCGAGCTGCCCTCTACCCATCTCCCCAAGATTGAGGTCAAGGACGGATCTGCCATGGCGACGCTCGACAGTATCCTCGACGCCTCGGCCGCTGCGCCCGTCAGCGCTTTTACCGACCACGCCTTTGCCGGGGCCTTGGGTGATGAGGTGTATGGGACTGAGAAGAAGCGCAAATTAAAGAAGCCGCTCAAGAAGTCCGACGCAGAgcctgtggaggaggtggtggccaAGCCAAAACGAAAGACACTTGTCAAAAGGAACTCGAGCTCGGCTCTGCTTGACTACGAGAACGAACCGAAGAAGAGATCTAGTCGGTTTTCCCTTTTCCCGAGCagagacgatgacgacgacagcgatgacgatgacgatgacgagcgGATCAGACGAAATGGTGATCGTTCACCCGGCGATGGCCCTCTGCAGtctcccaaccccctcgcCCCGGGTGCCGACGAAGAGTCCAGTGAACAATCCAGCGACGAGTCTAGTGAGAACGAAAGGTCTGTCTACAGAGGCCCACCCACGACGCTGCTCGCAGAGTTGCAGATCCGGAAGCGCCAGAATCAGCAGCGAGTCAAGGACGGCACCCAGCTTCCCCGCGGCCAGCACGGCACCACTCTTCTTGAACTGGACGCTGTTGCTCAGGTGGAACAGAAGACCAGGAAGGGCAAGCGTGTTAATCTCGCCTGGGAGGACCCAAGCGCCAATCCGTATCAAGGCTCCGACatggacgacgaggacgtgCCGCTGGGCATGCTGGCGCTTGCCAAGGCCACTGGTGACGGAACCAACAGGTCAACCATGGACATTGGCGCTCTCATGAGCGAGGTGAATCGCCCCCTTGGCTTGATGGAGCGTCGGGAAATCGAAGACAACGAGCCCCTCAGTCGCCGCCGCGAGAGGTTGCAGGGCAGAGACAGCGGCCATGTTCCGTTGTCTCTGGACCTTATTCAGAAGCGAATGAGCCACATGCCGCTCACACAAACAAACGGCGCTCCCATTGGGTTGATGGGTATGCGATCCCAGTCGAGGCTCAATCTTCAGCTTCCCCAAGAAGAACGACCAGTCTCCATGATGGGCGCCAACGCAGACGAGAGTGATCctgaggtggagggggagacgCTGGCTGCCCGCAAAGCACGACTGGCAGCCGAAAACCTTTTGCCGCGCACCCGTCCTGTCAGCGGCATGTTCTCGGCCGAGCTTCTCAGCCAGTTTGGCGGCGCCgacgaggaggctgccgacGCCAAGAGCAAAGGAGTGAGCAATGAGGCTgccgcggtggtggatgtgcccgaggaagaagagacgTTGGGCCAGCGAAGACGCAGACTACAAGCCGAGAGAGAGGCACGGGAGCGCGAGATGGCTGCTGGAGGCGGCATATATCCACCTCGTGCTGCTACGCCCGTTGGACTTTTCCCAAGCGTGAGCGGCCTGCAAGCCAACCCTCAAGCCCGCCCGCTCTCCATGGCCAACATGCTTGGTGCTCATCCCATCGATACCCCCATGGGTCACATGAACCCCCTCGAGCAAGCGCGCCTGAACCGGGAGGCCGAAGCAATGAGGGTGCAGCAGGAGCAAGAACTCCGAATGGCAGCGCTCCGAGCTCAGATGCCCACAAGTCTGGTTGCCGTCTCGTCTGGGGGCAGGAGTGGCGGATACATGAATGGCATGTTCAACAACGGAATGGGGGGGCACGCTGTGGGCCAGGCCGGCGCTGCTGGGATGAGCCTAGGCTacggcaacggcagcaacCTGAGCTTGCTGACGCCGCAACAACCAATGATGCATGGTGGTGGCATTCCGATGAATGGTGTTTATGGGGGTGGATACGGGATGCAAGTACCTGGCCAAGTGGGCCAAGTGGGACAGGTTGATATGGTGGAGCGCTGGCGGCAAGGCGTGTTGCCGTGAACAGGTCTTAGGTCTTTGGATAGAATTTTGGATCATGGAAAATTTTGTTGGTACAAGCAAAAAGCTGGTATTGCTACTTGATTAGAGCATAGCATAGCATTTGGGGGGGCTGGGCTTCTGTTTTGGGTATAAGTATACACTGTTGTATTGTTGTACGACGCTGGCGGGTTTATCATTCGAGCTACCTTGAGCAATCAAAGCGAGATTTTGTTTTCATCATTCTTCACAGACCACCCAAACAATCACGCCATGTTAAAGATCAGCCTGACCTGTATGCCTTTTATCGCTCTCGTGGCTTTTCTACGGAGAGATGAGAGGCAGCTCCGAAAAAGACAATCCCAAGATAAAGATTAATTGTTTGCACAAGACATGTAGATGCAAAGTTGAAAGCTCTCATCCCAAGCGCCAAAGACAAAAGAGGTCACTCACtgctccccatctccaccagcATGTCCCCAGTTCAGCCACGTCTCAGCTGCGGTCTGGAGATGCCCCTGGTGCGGAAACGACACGGCATGCGGGTGATTGGCCGCGGCCGGGACTTGATGAAGCCAGTATCCCTGTGGCGTAAACATGTTGTTGCCCGCGTGGAAGAAATAGGGGCTTGCCGTCATGGCTGTGGCTGTCCCGTCGTCTGCCATTCCCGTAAATGCCGCCGGGGACACGGCAGGCATGAATTGGGAGTGAGCCATCCCATACGCAGCCCCCGGCGGAAGATAGGTGGCCGCGGGgctttgttgctgctgctgaggagttCCGCTGGTGACTGAAGTTGGTGCGGTGGAAGGTAATGGCGGCTGGAGAAGTGACGCGCTGAGACTGCCCGTGCCGGTTGACCGGTAGGTTGATGAGGGCTGGCGGTTGTGGCCGTGACTGAGGCTCTGGCTTTGACTGGACGATGTCTCTGGGGACAGGTTCTCGCGTATCGAGACGTACATCCGAAAGGTGTTTTGGACGACGGTCTTGAGGCGGTCCCGGAGGAGATCCAGGTTGCGATTGTTGGATGAATTGGGGTCGGCAGGGTCAGAGCCGGGTAGGGGGATGTCACCTTGTTGGATCTTGTGGTCGAGGATGTTGAAAAAGAGATCGACAAAGTATTCCTCGCCGTCCTTTGGGGTTCCCG from Podospora pseudopauciseta strain CBS 411.78 chromosome 3, whole genome shotgun sequence encodes the following:
- a CDS encoding hypothetical protein (EggNog:ENOG503NXTB), whose amino-acid sequence is MAASKYNTLPAGQADDDTPDQHGQRPPFSPDSFASRLSPTSQSTSTSLASPTQSPNPMAHASLAEKTFTPLSMNESDYLSDHSATDRLLRKKSSFSLEHESMLSTSNTSRGETFLQVGSAIGRSNSVSSTSSATAAGRGVTVVSSMVQSFEALHAAVVEKERELAAKKSSASLRPSLGPVSRTTSPAPNADLTDASQHQHQHQQHLGSSLGGAVGATDTTIVPQTTAACSNPDPPAQNAKAAPESPICSPISVTAQTPLIRPTPSTIPSPTTSIESPLPRTSSTASISLTHPTPDLNKRSQSGAYLGNIAALEATAERLSMTSSIEVAIREEHNELKRSESRKSSILQRARGTSAGSESGSALHLGSRKNSVVETNNAARFGGYVMSPQHSLSGASARLRAGSKASSSGLPAPESVALSSSLDNGEDFLFMSRSGPGKASTRSAASKLSLAEIAELEHPTALTRDAMDRADLGVPDNDEEEERRILASAHQYIEPEFADEGEGARTPQNENQTFLDDPAPRLQLHQPDQYSQYWDQNNDQARRPTTAASVTTFDQAQTAFGDFDGVHCDPEADQFVPHQEPELPPPRSQQQPQHHGINTSLGPRPTSYFDPSTGQQMLYYPAPVPAMLNLPPKLSKKPKAGPRTTRRSQVMSAMPMVTTRESRVWLPDPTHTVGGGSQHNVPLMPELLGGDYAPQTSNADELAPPQAPALASGHSRHASEASTIHPAAPVVEEQREFRRPQRLTDNRKSRATVLDGLPPQLRASAFFELPSTHLPKIEVKDGSAMATLDSILDASAAAPVSAFTDHAFAGALGDEVYGTEKKRKLKKPLKKSDAEPVEEVVAKPKRKTLVKRNSSSALLDYENEPKKRSSRFSLFPSRDDDDDSDDDDDDERIRRNGDRSPGDGPLQSPNPLAPGADEESSEQSSDESSENERSVYRGPPTTLLAELQIRKRQNQQRVKDGTQLPRGQHGTTLLELDAVAQVEQKTRKGKRVNLAWEDPSANPYQGSDMDDEDVPLGMLALAKATGDGTNRSTMDIGALMSEVNRPLGLMERREIEDNEPLSRRRERLQGRDSGHVPLSLDLIQKRMSHMPLTQTNGAPIGLMGMRSQSRLNLQLPQEERPVSMMGANADESDPEVEGETLAARKARLAAENLLPRTRPVSGMFSAELLSQFGGADEEAADAKSKGVSNEAAAVVDVPEEEETLGQRRRRLQAEREAREREMAAGGGIYPPRAATPVGLFPSVSGLQANPQARPLSMANMLGAHPIDTPMGHMNPLEQARLNREAEAMRVQQEQELRMAALRAQMPTSLVAVSSGGRSGGYMNGMFNNGMGGHAVGQAGAAGMSLGYGNGSNLSLLTPQQPMMHGGGIPMNGVYGGGYGMQVPGQVGQVGQVDMVERWRQGVLP